In Polynucleobacter sp. TUM22923, one genomic interval encodes:
- the gap gene encoding type I glyceraldehyde-3-phosphate dehydrogenase: protein MTIRVAINGYGRIGRMVLRALYEDQVNGKLRRDIQIVAINAMGAIDINAHLTQYDSAHGRFPAEVKVDGDCMIVNGDRIKMFSTRNPLETPWSELGVDLVLECSGKFTSKEKALVHIAQGAKKVLISAPGDQDVDATIVYGVNQEVLKPSDVVVSNASCTTNCLAPLVKPLLEKIGIESGLMTTIHAFTNDQVLTDVYHSDMRRARSAVSSMIPTKTGAAKAVGLVLPALAGRFDGFAMRVPVINVSVVDLTFAASRATSVDEVNAILKAASEGELKGILGFNTLPLVSIDFNHDPRPSIYDASQTRVSADGKLVKVLAWYDNEWGYSVQMLNAAEALMAVK from the coding sequence ATGACAATTCGTGTCGCAATTAACGGTTACGGCCGCATTGGCCGCATGGTCTTACGTGCCTTATATGAAGATCAGGTCAATGGAAAGCTTAGGCGAGATATTCAGATTGTGGCAATCAATGCGATGGGTGCAATCGATATCAATGCCCATCTCACGCAATACGATTCTGCGCACGGTCGTTTTCCTGCTGAAGTAAAGGTAGATGGTGATTGCATGATCGTGAATGGCGATCGCATCAAAATGTTCTCCACACGCAATCCATTAGAAACCCCATGGAGTGAGTTGGGCGTGGATTTGGTTTTAGAGTGCTCTGGAAAGTTCACCTCTAAAGAAAAAGCCTTGGTGCATATTGCTCAAGGTGCAAAAAAGGTATTAATCTCTGCGCCAGGAGATCAAGATGTCGATGCCACCATTGTGTATGGTGTGAACCAAGAAGTCCTCAAGCCTAGCGACGTCGTAGTTTCTAATGCCAGCTGCACTACTAACTGCCTAGCCCCGTTAGTGAAACCATTGCTCGAAAAAATTGGCATCGAGTCTGGCTTAATGACCACCATTCATGCTTTTACCAATGATCAAGTACTGACGGATGTGTATCACAGCGATATGCGTCGGGCTCGTTCTGCCGTTAGCAGCATGATTCCAACCAAGACCGGTGCAGCAAAAGCCGTTGGTCTGGTGTTACCAGCGTTAGCAGGGCGATTTGATGGTTTTGCTATGCGCGTGCCAGTCATCAATGTTTCTGTTGTGGATTTAACGTTTGCCGCTAGTCGTGCCACTAGCGTGGATGAAGTTAATGCCATTCTTAAAGCAGCGAGTGAGGGCGAATTAAAAGGGATCTTAGGCTTCAATACCCTGCCATTAGTTTCCATTGACTTTAATCATGACCCTCGCCCCAGTATTTATGACGCTTCCCAAACCCGAGTCTCGGCAGATGGCAAGCTAGTGAAGGTATTGGCTTGGTATGACAATGAGTGGGGATATTCTGTACAAATGCTCAACGCAGCTGAGGCATTGATGGCTGTGAAGTAA
- the fur gene encoding ferric iron uptake transcriptional regulator: MNMNQNPTPTDLRDIGLKATGPRIKILDFFHQNGGTHFSAEDVFMALAKEDKEIGLATVYRVLTQFEQAGLLLRSHFESSKGDSRAIYELNEGQHHDHLVCLDCGHVEEFVDEAIEKRQRDIAKNLGFKLQEHSLAMYGHCQKRNCRNKQKI; this comes from the coding sequence ATGAATATGAACCAAAACCCTACGCCCACTGATTTACGCGATATTGGCCTCAAAGCAACGGGTCCGCGCATCAAAATATTGGACTTTTTTCATCAAAATGGTGGGACCCACTTTAGCGCTGAAGATGTCTTTATGGCTCTTGCCAAAGAGGATAAAGAAATCGGTCTAGCTACCGTTTATCGTGTTTTAACCCAATTTGAGCAGGCCGGCCTCTTGCTACGTAGCCATTTTGAATCGAGCAAAGGCGATAGCCGGGCGATCTATGAGCTCAATGAAGGCCAACATCACGACCACCTGGTTTGCTTAGATTGCGGGCATGTAGAGGAGTTTGTAGACGAAGCCATTGAAAAAAGGCAGCGCGATATCGCCAAAAACCTTGGTTTTAAGCTCCAAGAGCACTCCTTAGCCATGTATGGCCACTGCCAGAAGCGAAATTGTCGTAATAAGCAGAAGATCTAA
- a CDS encoding outer membrane protein assembly factor BamE produces MQNCPQLFTRLLNATCGALSLARLGLLMASLSGLVLITGCGSAVDNTQRAWMNKVFQPYVPDVVQGNFISSEQYAKLAVGQSREQVRQILGTPLLASYFHANRWDYVFEFKRANQVMGKERRVTVFFEGDKLVKFQGDALPTEVELVAEIDGYAKTKRSFWDVMTGSNKPPVTPPLQQPELLVPSPSNNLPAVTK; encoded by the coding sequence ATGCAAAATTGTCCCCAACTTTTTACTCGCCTCCTGAACGCCACTTGCGGGGCTTTGAGCCTTGCACGCTTAGGCTTGCTGATGGCCTCCCTTAGTGGCTTAGTCCTGATTACTGGCTGCGGTAGCGCTGTCGATAATACGCAACGCGCTTGGATGAATAAAGTATTTCAGCCTTATGTTCCCGATGTGGTTCAGGGCAACTTTATCTCTAGCGAGCAATACGCGAAGTTAGCTGTAGGCCAAAGCCGTGAGCAGGTTCGTCAAATTTTAGGTACACCGCTATTAGCTAGCTACTTTCATGCGAACCGCTGGGATTATGTTTTTGAATTCAAGCGTGCCAATCAGGTGATGGGTAAAGAGCGCCGTGTGACGGTGTTCTTTGAGGGCGACAAGTTAGTTAAGTTTCAAGGTGATGCCTTACCAACCGAGGTTGAGTTAGTAGCGGAGATTGATGGCTATGCTAAGACCAAGAGATCTTTTTGGGATGTGATGACTGGATCAAATAAGCCTCCAGTGACGCCTCCCTTGCAGCAGCCAGAACTCCTGGTGCCCAGCCCAAGCAATAACTTGCCAGCAGTTACGAAATAA
- the dapB gene encoding 4-hydroxy-tetrahydrodipicolinate reductase, with translation MKIAIAGATGRMGKMLIEAVLNGSDTELVGALEHDACPQLGEDAGAFLGKKTGVVITSDIAKALGDAQFLIDFTRPEATMAYLEVAQKTGSKIIIGTTGLSPEQIDALKIASKNLAIVFSPNMSVGVNATFKLLEIAAKMLNEGYDIEIVEAHHRHKVDAPSGTALKMGEVIAQALGEKLDDVAVYAREGHTGERKSGSIGFATIRGGDIVGDHTVLFAGEGERIEISHKSSSRQSYAQGSLRAMRFLQSQNSGLYDMQDVLGLRN, from the coding sequence ATGAAGATTGCAATTGCTGGCGCTACCGGCCGCATGGGAAAAATGTTGATCGAGGCTGTCTTGAATGGTTCGGATACCGAACTGGTAGGCGCGCTTGAGCATGATGCTTGTCCTCAATTAGGCGAAGATGCGGGTGCATTCTTAGGTAAAAAAACAGGTGTTGTGATTACGTCTGATATTGCTAAAGCGCTGGGTGATGCTCAGTTCTTAATTGACTTCACACGTCCGGAAGCGACGATGGCCTACCTAGAGGTAGCCCAAAAGACGGGCAGCAAAATCATTATTGGTACCACGGGTTTAAGTCCAGAGCAAATCGATGCACTGAAGATAGCCTCTAAAAATCTGGCCATTGTTTTTTCCCCCAATATGAGTGTGGGCGTTAATGCCACATTCAAGTTGCTAGAAATTGCCGCCAAGATGCTTAACGAAGGCTATGACATAGAAATTGTTGAGGCGCACCACCGCCATAAAGTAGATGCGCCATCAGGTACTGCATTAAAGATGGGTGAGGTGATTGCCCAGGCCCTAGGTGAGAAGCTCGATGATGTCGCTGTTTATGCTCGAGAAGGTCATACCGGTGAGCGTAAATCGGGATCTATTGGTTTTGCAACGATACGCGGAGGCGATATTGTGGGCGACCATACGGTTTTATTCGCCGGAGAGGGCGAACGGATTGAAATCAGTCATAAGTCCTCTAGCCGCCAGTCTTATGCCCAAGGTTCTTTGCGGGCCATGCGGTTCTTACAAAGCCAAAATTCGGGCTTATATGACATGCAAGATGTGCTTGGTTTGCGGAACTAG
- the leuS gene encoding leucine--tRNA ligase, producing the protein MTKNYDHRNIEAAARADWDSAQVYKVSEDALDASGKPKPKYYACSMLPYPSGKLHMGHVRNYTINDVMARQLRMQGYNVLMPMGWDAFGMPAENAAIQNKVPPAQWTYDNIAYMKKQMSTMGLSIDWSREIATCNPDYYCWNQWLFLKMLEKGIAYRKTQLVNWDPIDQTVLANEQVIDGRGWRSGALVEKREIPGYYFNITAYAEQLISGLDNLGWPERVKTMQQNWIGKSKGVRFAFKHEIADAQGKAIQNGQLYVFTTRADTIMGVTFCAVAAEHPLAAHAGKNNPELAAFIEKCKTGSVIEADLATQDKEGMFTGLYVTHPLTNEPIPVWVGNYVLMSYGDGAVMGVPAHDERDFAFAQKYQLPIKQVVALSSPSTLFNTSHWQDWYAQKEGTECLNSGKYDGMSFEVAVDAVAADLKKLGIGEAKTTYRLRDWGISRQRYWGTPIPIIHCGDERTPGCGAVPVPEADLPVVLPEDCVPDGSGNPLNKRADFLNVACPKCGKPARRETDTMDTFVDSSWYFMRYTGPNAKTMVDERNEYWMPMDQYIGGIEHAILHLLYARFWTKVMRDLDLITFDEPFQNLLTQGMVLNETYYSEEASGKKVWLNPLDIELDLDEKGRPQSAKLRGDVTNTPVIIGGVEKMSKSKNNGVDPQALIDEYGADTARLFVMFAASPEQQLEWSGAGVDGASRFLRRVWMYSSSQADVIRAAKAALPTTFSNTELALRREVHLILKQANFDYQRRQYNTVVSAAMKMLNVLEPIKLDATVASKPAVSPEVLRECLSILLRVLYPVVPHLTHALWAEMGFKQSFGSLMDAAWPVVDEQALVQTELTIMLQINGKLRGDIRVAVDATKEQIEALALQSEPALKALNGAAPKKVIVVPGRLVNIVA; encoded by the coding sequence ATGACTAAGAATTATGATCACCGCAATATTGAGGCAGCAGCGCGCGCTGATTGGGACAGTGCACAAGTCTATAAGGTTTCTGAAGATGCATTAGATGCTTCTGGAAAACCAAAGCCAAAATATTACGCCTGTTCAATGCTTCCATACCCATCGGGTAAGTTGCATATGGGGCATGTGCGCAACTACACCATTAACGATGTTATGGCACGGCAGCTGCGTATGCAGGGTTACAACGTGCTGATGCCAATGGGCTGGGATGCGTTTGGTATGCCAGCAGAAAATGCGGCTATTCAGAATAAAGTGCCTCCAGCTCAGTGGACCTACGACAACATTGCTTATATGAAAAAGCAAATGTCGACGATGGGTTTATCGATTGACTGGTCACGAGAAATTGCAACCTGCAATCCGGATTACTATTGCTGGAACCAGTGGCTCTTTTTAAAGATGCTTGAAAAAGGGATTGCTTATCGTAAAACCCAACTAGTGAACTGGGATCCGATTGACCAAACGGTTTTGGCCAATGAGCAGGTGATTGATGGGCGCGGTTGGCGCTCAGGTGCTTTAGTAGAAAAACGTGAGATTCCTGGCTACTACTTCAACATCACTGCATATGCAGAGCAACTCATTTCTGGGTTGGATAATTTAGGCTGGCCTGAGCGCGTCAAAACGATGCAGCAAAATTGGATTGGTAAAAGTAAAGGTGTGCGTTTTGCCTTTAAGCATGAAATTGCAGATGCGCAAGGGAAAGCCATTCAGAATGGTCAGTTATATGTCTTTACGACACGTGCAGACACCATCATGGGCGTTACCTTTTGTGCGGTTGCTGCAGAGCATCCTTTAGCAGCGCATGCAGGTAAAAATAATCCTGAGCTTGCTGCTTTTATTGAGAAATGCAAAACGGGTAGCGTTATCGAGGCAGATTTAGCGACCCAAGATAAAGAAGGCATGTTTACGGGTTTGTATGTCACTCATCCTTTAACGAACGAACCGATTCCAGTGTGGGTCGGAAATTATGTTTTGATGTCGTATGGTGATGGTGCTGTGATGGGCGTGCCCGCACATGATGAGCGCGATTTTGCTTTTGCTCAGAAATACCAGTTACCAATTAAGCAGGTAGTGGCCTTGAGTAGCCCATCCACCCTGTTTAATACTAGCCACTGGCAAGATTGGTATGCCCAGAAAGAGGGTACCGAGTGCCTTAATAGTGGCAAGTATGACGGCATGTCGTTCGAGGTGGCAGTAGACGCTGTTGCTGCAGATCTAAAAAAATTAGGGATTGGCGAGGCGAAGACTACGTATCGCTTGCGGGATTGGGGTATCTCTCGTCAGCGTTATTGGGGCACACCAATTCCGATTATTCATTGTGGTGATGAACGCACTCCAGGGTGTGGCGCGGTTCCTGTGCCTGAGGCAGACTTGCCCGTCGTATTGCCAGAAGATTGCGTCCCTGATGGAAGCGGTAATCCACTAAATAAGCGTGCTGACTTCTTAAATGTCGCATGTCCTAAATGTGGCAAGCCTGCGCGTCGTGAGACAGACACAATGGATACCTTTGTTGATTCTTCTTGGTATTTCATGCGCTACACCGGTCCAAATGCAAAGACGATGGTTGATGAGCGTAATGAATACTGGATGCCGATGGACCAGTACATTGGCGGCATAGAGCATGCGATTTTGCATTTGTTGTACGCCCGCTTCTGGACTAAGGTCATGCGGGATCTTGACCTCATTACTTTTGACGAGCCATTCCAAAACCTGCTGACGCAAGGTATGGTTCTGAATGAAACGTACTACTCTGAAGAAGCCTCTGGTAAGAAAGTGTGGCTCAATCCTCTAGATATTGAACTAGACCTAGATGAAAAAGGCCGCCCACAAAGCGCTAAATTACGTGGAGATGTTACTAATACGCCCGTCATCATTGGCGGCGTTGAAAAAATGTCTAAGAGTAAGAACAACGGTGTTGATCCCCAAGCCTTGATTGATGAGTATGGCGCTGATACTGCGCGCTTATTTGTGATGTTTGCCGCTTCGCCAGAGCAGCAGCTCGAGTGGTCTGGCGCTGGGGTCGATGGTGCTTCTCGTTTCTTGCGCCGAGTATGGATGTACTCGAGTAGTCAGGCAGATGTGATTCGAGCAGCAAAAGCAGCGTTGCCAACTACATTTAGTAATACCGAGCTAGCCTTGCGCCGCGAAGTACATTTGATCTTAAAGCAGGCTAACTTTGACTATCAGCGACGCCAGTACAACACGGTCGTCTCCGCTGCCATGAAAATGCTTAATGTATTAGAGCCAATCAAACTGGATGCTACTGTCGCCTCAAAGCCCGCAGTAAGCCCAGAGGTACTCCGTGAGTGTCTCAGTATTTTGCTGCGGGTCTTGTATCCCGTAGTGCCGCATCTGACCCATGCATTGTGGGCAGAGATGGGCTTTAAGCAGTCTTTTGGATCCCTGATGGATGCGGCATGGCCGGTGGTGGATGAGCAGGCGCTAGTACAAACTGAACTGACCATCATGCTTCAAATTAATGGCAAGCTGCGGGGTGACATTCGGGTGGCAGTGGATGCGACTAAAGAGCAGATTGAGGCTTTGGCATTACAGAGCGAGCCAGCACTCAAGGCACTCAATGGTGCCGCCCCTAAGAAGGTGATCGTGGTTCCTGGTCGCTTAGTGAATATTGTTGCGTAG
- the lptE gene encoding LPS assembly lipoprotein LptE: MDVNYSRRSLLGLLVIAPFSGLVACGFRLRGMVDLPYRVLAITGSPSPPLRADLQTAILTGTDAKVAINPKDADLILDITSDLNGREILAYNSNGQVSAYRLNIRVGFRAFDSAGNDVVPESEIYLTRDMDFTVSTVLASDAQTQQFLTSMRRDLSVQILRRVAASARAPKTKDF, from the coding sequence ATGGACGTAAATTATTCTCGACGGAGTCTGCTTGGCTTGCTAGTGATCGCCCCATTTAGCGGTCTGGTAGCTTGCGGTTTTCGCTTGCGTGGCATGGTGGATTTACCTTACCGAGTGCTTGCAATTACTGGTAGTCCATCACCACCTTTGCGTGCAGATTTACAGACGGCAATTTTGACGGGTACAGATGCAAAAGTAGCCATCAACCCTAAAGATGCTGATCTGATTTTGGATATCACCAGCGATTTAAATGGTCGAGAGATTCTGGCTTACAACTCTAATGGTCAGGTATCCGCTTATCGTTTAAATATCCGAGTTGGATTTAGGGCTTTTGATAGTGCGGGTAATGACGTAGTGCCCGAATCAGAAATCTATCTCACTCGAGACATGGATTTCACGGTATCTACAGTCTTGGCTTCGGATGCTCAGACTCAGCAATTTTTGACTTCGATGCGACGTGATTTATCCGTTCAAATTCTGCGTCGGGTTGCTGCTTCGGCCAGAGCGCCGAAAACAAAAGATTTTTAA
- the holA gene encoding DNA polymerase III subunit delta, with protein MVKSDAFQVHLRSLNASISTSTPSSTPSSIKPLYVFSGDEPLLMMEAMDQLRAAAKKLGYTEREVLLQERGFDWSALLNAGQTMSLFGDKRWVELRIPTGKPGRDGAEALKQFAAQIESQSIGSEGPDTVVCIILPKLDGKTKTSAWFSALDEAGMAIQLDSLDRAQLPQWIAGRLKSQGQEVEPGPNGQRALSFMVDQVEGNLIAAHQEIQKLGLLHPTGVLTEEQIRSAILKVARYNVFELTEAMLAGDLARLNRMLDGLKGEGEPLVLILWSVTEELRILSKLKAASDAGESVQQLMRANRIWGNKERLYPLALKRVQPLRLRRAMQLAAGLDRQAKGLYAAELPADPWDGLRLVGSLLR; from the coding sequence ATGGTTAAGAGCGATGCGTTTCAGGTGCATTTGAGGTCGCTCAACGCGTCGATATCCACATCTACACCCTCATCCACGCCCTCATCTATTAAGCCACTCTATGTTTTTAGTGGTGATGAGCCGCTGCTCATGATGGAAGCCATGGATCAACTCCGCGCTGCTGCAAAAAAATTAGGCTATACCGAGCGTGAGGTTCTGTTGCAAGAACGCGGCTTTGATTGGAGTGCGCTTTTAAATGCGGGTCAGACGATGTCTCTATTTGGTGACAAGCGCTGGGTGGAGTTACGGATACCTACTGGCAAACCGGGGCGTGATGGTGCTGAAGCGTTAAAGCAATTTGCAGCCCAAATTGAGTCGCAAAGTATTGGCTCTGAAGGCCCAGACACCGTGGTTTGTATTATTTTGCCTAAATTAGATGGTAAGACGAAGACATCCGCCTGGTTTAGTGCCTTAGATGAGGCAGGTATGGCGATTCAGTTGGATTCTTTGGATCGAGCGCAATTGCCACAATGGATTGCAGGGCGCCTGAAAAGCCAGGGCCAAGAGGTAGAGCCCGGCCCCAATGGTCAACGTGCCTTAAGTTTTATGGTGGATCAGGTGGAAGGCAACCTCATTGCGGCCCATCAAGAAATCCAAAAACTGGGCTTATTGCATCCAACGGGGGTGCTCACGGAAGAGCAAATTCGTTCGGCTATCTTGAAAGTGGCTCGATACAACGTGTTTGAGTTGACTGAAGCCATGCTGGCTGGTGATCTAGCCCGTTTAAATCGGATGTTAGATGGCCTGAAGGGTGAGGGTGAGCCCTTAGTGCTTATTTTGTGGAGCGTAACCGAAGAGCTTCGGATACTATCGAAACTAAAGGCCGCAAGCGATGCGGGTGAGTCGGTTCAGCAACTGATGCGGGCTAATCGTATTTGGGGCAATAAAGAGCGACTGTATCCTTTGGCCTTAAAAAGAGTGCAGCCTTTGAGATTGCGTAGGGCAATGCAGTTAGCGGCAGGTTTAGATCGTCAAGCCAAAGGGCTATATGCGGCAGAATTGCCGGCAGATCCTTGGGATGGCTTGCGTTTGGTAGGTAGTTTATTGCGCTAG
- a CDS encoding glutamate-5-semialdehyde dehydrogenase: MNQAIKHMMQDIGMRAREASRAMARASSEQKNQALLHIAKIIRERTNEIQNVNQLDVARAQANGQDAAFIDRLTMTPKTIESMALGLEQIVSLADPIGQMTPMQAQASGIELGQMRVPLGVIGIIYESRPNVTIDAAALCLKSGNAVILRGGSEAIDSNTLLAQLIQEGLDAAHLPMDAVQVVTTTDRAAVGEMITMTQYIDVIVPRGGKSLIARLMAEARVPMIKHLDGICHTYIDADADIAMAIKVCDNAKTQRYAPCNAMETLLVNAAIAPQVLPELCKIYQAKGVELRVDGLTRKTLETAGLSNLVNATEEDWQTEYLAPILSIKTVADMDEAMAHIEQYGSKHTDAIITNNAVQANRFLREVDSASVMVNASTRFADGFEYGLGAEIGISNDKLHARGPVGLDGLTSLKYIVKGHGEIRG, translated from the coding sequence ATGAATCAGGCAATAAAACACATGATGCAAGATATTGGTATGCGAGCCCGCGAGGCTTCGCGTGCGATGGCGCGTGCTTCTAGCGAGCAGAAAAACCAAGCGCTATTGCATATTGCTAAGATCATTCGTGAACGTACAAATGAAATCCAAAACGTAAATCAACTCGATGTTGCCCGGGCGCAAGCCAACGGCCAAGATGCGGCTTTTATTGATCGACTCACAATGACCCCAAAGACGATTGAGTCGATGGCGCTGGGCTTAGAGCAGATTGTTTCTTTGGCTGACCCTATTGGGCAAATGACTCCAATGCAAGCGCAGGCCTCAGGTATTGAGTTAGGTCAAATGCGAGTACCTTTAGGGGTGATTGGCATCATTTATGAATCTCGTCCGAATGTTACGATTGATGCGGCTGCCTTGTGCTTAAAGTCGGGCAATGCAGTCATTCTGCGAGGGGGTTCAGAAGCGATTGATTCCAATACCCTTTTGGCTCAATTGATACAAGAGGGCTTAGATGCTGCCCACTTACCAATGGATGCAGTACAAGTAGTTACTACTACTGATCGTGCTGCCGTTGGTGAAATGATCACCATGACGCAATATATTGATGTGATCGTGCCGCGTGGAGGAAAAAGTTTAATTGCGCGCTTGATGGCTGAGGCGCGAGTGCCGATGATTAAGCATCTAGATGGAATTTGCCATACCTATATTGATGCCGATGCCGATATCGCCATGGCGATTAAGGTGTGTGACAACGCGAAGACGCAGCGCTATGCTCCTTGTAATGCTATGGAGACTCTTTTGGTCAATGCCGCTATCGCGCCACAAGTTCTCCCTGAATTATGCAAAATCTACCAAGCTAAAGGAGTTGAGCTACGGGTTGACGGACTCACTCGCAAAACGCTGGAGACTGCTGGCTTGAGTAATTTGGTAAACGCTACGGAAGAAGATTGGCAAACAGAATATTTAGCACCGATCTTGTCGATTAAAACGGTTGCTGATATGGATGAAGCTATGGCGCATATCGAGCAATATGGCAGTAAGCATACTGATGCCATCATTACTAATAACGCAGTACAAGCCAATCGTTTTTTGCGTGAAGTCGATAGTGCAAGCGTAATGGTCAACGCTAGCACCCGTTTCGCTGATGGATTTGAATATGGCTTAGGTGCCGAGATTGGGATCTCGAATGACAAACTCCATGCCCGTGGCCCTGTGGGTCTTGATGGCTTAACTTCCTTAAAATACATCGTTAAGGGTCATGGCGAGATTCGCGGTTAA
- a CDS encoding CopD family protein has protein sequence MGNAYLWTKTLHIVLITSWFAGLFYLPRIFVNLADEKNPEVYARLLGMADRLFRFMTILAVPAVILGITLWMHFKIGRGEIWMHAKLLFVILVIGYHHACWMLLKKFRKGVNTRSGVWYRWFNEVPVVLLIVITALVIIKP, from the coding sequence ATGGGAAATGCTTACCTGTGGACTAAGACACTCCACATTGTTTTGATTACTTCTTGGTTTGCGGGCTTATTTTATCTGCCTCGTATTTTTGTTAATTTAGCGGATGAGAAAAATCCCGAGGTCTATGCCCGCCTTTTAGGAATGGCTGATCGACTCTTTCGGTTTATGACTATCTTGGCTGTGCCAGCGGTGATATTGGGCATTACGCTGTGGATGCATTTCAAAATCGGCCGTGGTGAGATTTGGATGCACGCTAAATTACTATTTGTGATTTTAGTAATTGGTTACCACCATGCTTGCTGGATGTTACTGAAAAAGTTCCGCAAGGGTGTTAATACCCGTTCAGGTGTTTGGTATCGTTGGTTTAATGAAGTGCCGGTGGTGTTACTCATCGTGATTACTGCTTTGGTCATCATTAAGCCTTAA
- a CDS encoding THUMP domain-containing protein — MRFFVVCPGGLEVPLAQELASIAQRPDSKALGPWVIDPTPTSPTGGVGLAAPISAAMALNLHSRIASRVLLQMAEGAYRQEEDLYKLASGLAWEEWFSSKQTLRVDVTAHRSPLKSLNFATLKIKDAIVDRLRDVTGDRPNIDTAFPDVRVQAHLTATHVTIYLDTSGEALFKRGWRDEKGDAPLKENLAAGILSITGWQPSQALFDPMCGSGTFLIEAAQIALAIPPGAIRAGMYGDDAKPSRLAYRPLVTSADGFGFQRLKPFNEAAEQKRWAGLKDAAQAEMIEKRKQFPDADALGISGGDINERLVAMFKGNWQRAQLPGLPITLQVDALVSKPPANIAAGIKGGVMLLNPPYGERLVIKGGRGQERQSEEYSYDDSDASEALRGSRGSRGSEGSEEPEDRFAYNLETGRQSAKRTSRESLKKLQAQEEQDPHFVEFLRQFGQHLKDAFGGWNVFVLTADMALPGQLRIKESKRTPLFNGPLECRLFKFEMHPKRDSAADLK, encoded by the coding sequence ATGAGATTTTTTGTTGTTTGTCCAGGCGGACTAGAAGTACCTCTTGCGCAAGAGCTCGCCAGTATTGCTCAGCGCCCTGATTCTAAGGCCTTAGGGCCTTGGGTCATCGACCCTACGCCCACCAGTCCTACTGGTGGTGTCGGTTTGGCTGCGCCGATTTCTGCAGCGATGGCGTTAAATCTGCATTCCAGAATTGCCAGTCGGGTTCTATTGCAAATGGCAGAGGGAGCGTATCGCCAAGAAGAGGATTTGTATAAATTGGCTAGTGGCTTAGCTTGGGAAGAGTGGTTTTCTTCTAAGCAGACTTTGCGGGTGGATGTGACGGCGCATCGCTCTCCCTTGAAGAGTCTCAATTTTGCGACGCTCAAGATTAAAGATGCGATTGTCGATCGCCTGCGTGATGTGACGGGTGATCGCCCTAATATTGATACGGCCTTTCCGGATGTACGGGTGCAGGCGCACTTGACTGCAACCCATGTGACTATTTATTTAGATACCTCTGGCGAAGCCTTATTTAAGCGCGGCTGGCGTGATGAAAAAGGCGATGCCCCTTTAAAAGAAAATCTTGCTGCGGGTATTTTGTCGATTACCGGTTGGCAGCCTTCTCAGGCTTTATTTGATCCGATGTGCGGTAGTGGTACTTTCTTAATTGAGGCTGCGCAGATTGCTTTAGCCATTCCGCCAGGTGCTATTAGGGCAGGGATGTATGGCGATGATGCTAAACCTAGTCGCTTGGCGTATCGTCCTCTAGTGACTTCTGCTGATGGCTTTGGTTTTCAGCGACTCAAGCCTTTTAATGAGGCTGCTGAGCAAAAGCGTTGGGCGGGCCTAAAAGATGCTGCTCAGGCTGAGATGATAGAAAAGCGTAAGCAATTTCCGGATGCAGATGCCTTGGGGATCAGCGGTGGGGATATTAACGAGCGCTTGGTAGCGATGTTCAAAGGTAACTGGCAGCGTGCTCAGTTACCGGGCTTGCCGATTACTCTTCAGGTAGATGCTTTAGTCAGTAAGCCACCAGCAAATATAGCAGCAGGCATCAAGGGCGGTGTGATGTTGTTGAACCCACCTTATGGTGAACGTTTGGTGATTAAGGGTGGGCGTGGTCAAGAGCGTCAATCTGAGGAATATTCGTACGATGATTCAGATGCATCGGAAGCATTAAGGGGGTCAAGAGGGTCAAGAGGGTCAGAGGGGTCAGAAGAACCAGAAGATCGCTTTGCCTATAACCTCGAAACCGGGCGTCAAAGTGCCAAGCGTACGAGTCGAGAATCCTTGAAAAAGCTTCAGGCTCAAGAAGAGCAAGATCCGCATTTTGTCGAGTTTTTAAGGCAATTTGGGCAGCATCTGAAAGATGCTTTTGGCGGATGGAATGTGTTTGTTCTGACCGCAGATATGGCCCTACCAGGTCAGTTGCGCATTAAAGAATCTAAACGCACACCACTGTTTAATGGCCCACTAGAATGTCGTCTCTTTAAGTTCGAAATGCACCCTAAAAGAGATAGTGCAGCAGATTTAAAATAA
- a CDS encoding rubredoxin: MEFKTYMCLICGWVYDEAAGLLEEGIAPGTLWNDVPINWTCPECGARKEDFEMMAI, encoded by the coding sequence ATGGAATTTAAGACATATATGTGCCTGATTTGCGGCTGGGTGTACGACGAAGCTGCAGGCCTTTTAGAAGAGGGTATTGCACCAGGAACACTGTGGAATGACGTGCCTATCAATTGGACTTGTCCAGAGTGCGGTGCACGCAAAGAAGATTTTGAAATGATGGCGATTTAA